The Brassica oleracea var. oleracea cultivar TO1000 chromosome C6, BOL, whole genome shotgun sequence genome includes a region encoding these proteins:
- the LOC106297835 gene encoding glutathione S-transferase T3-like, protein MDSNPCSQNSKFVELLNSQQEMVFGFSQDSVSLSSSQAPVFAFQATTETPAERRERRVKDPVVGNEQRCGTFWKRIAAYFAASPKVSGREGREPTHCKQRWQKINDGVNKFCGAYEAASREKSLGQNENDVLKLAHEIYFNNHNKKFTLEHAWKELRNDQKWCELSCSKAHGNAKRRKCDDSAQSSSSRANETTTAEDDQGSNRPPGVKASKGQGKKKMAEGKPLSEFQTLWSIKKEDLAMKEKTSKMKLLDSLIAKQEPLAEYEESLKKKLINDLLS, encoded by the exons ATGGATTCTAATCCATGTAGCCAAAACTCCAAGTTTGTTGAACTGCTTAACAGTCAACAAGAAATGGTATTTGGTTTTTCTCAAGATAGTGTCTCACTATCTTCATCACAAGCCCCGGTGTTTGCATTTCAAGCGACTACAGAGACTCCAGCAGAGCGTAGGGAAAGGAGGGT CAAAGACCCGGTGGTGGGGAACGAGCAAAGATGCGGTACATTCTGGAAAAGGATTGCAGCTTACTTTGCTGCAAGTCCTAAGGTCTCAGGCCGTGAAGGCAGAGAGCCAACCCATTGCAAACAGCGCTGGCAGAAGATCAACGATGGTGTGAACAAGTTTTGTGGGGCTTACGAGGCCGCAAGCAGAGAGAAAAGCTTAGGACAAAATGAGAATGATGTTCTGAAGTTAGCTCATGAAATCTACTTCAACAACCACAACAAAAAGTTTACTCTCGAACACGCTTGGAAAGAGCTACGCAATGACCAAAAATGGTGTGAGCTCTCTTGTTCTAAAGCCCATGGAAACGCTAAAAGGAGGAAGTGTGATGACAGTGCTCAGTCATCAAGCTCTCGCGCTAATGAAACCACCACTGCTGAGGATGATCAAGGAAGTAACCGACCACCGGGTGTGAAGGCTTCTAAGGGCCAGGGCAAGAAGAAGATGGCAGAGGGGAAGCCATTGTCTGAGTTTCAGACACTCTGGAGCATCAAGAAGGAGGACCTGGCTATGAAAGAAAAGACTTCGAAGATGAAGCTACTTGACAGTTTGATTGCTAAACAAGAGCCCCTAGCTGAGTATGAAGAATCTCTGAAGAAGAAGCTCATCAATGACTTGTTGTCTTAA
- the LOC106300643 gene encoding 14-3-3-like protein GF14 omega, giving the protein MAVSAREEFVYMAKLAEQAERYEEMVEFMEKVSAAVDGDELTVEERNLLSVAYKNVIGARRASWRIISSIEQKEESRGNDDHVTAIRDYRSKIETELSGICDGILKLLDSRLVPAAASGDSKVFYLKMKGDYHRYLAEFKTGQERKDAAENTLSAYKAAQDIANAELAPTHPIRLGLALNFSVFYYEILNSPDRACSLAKLAFDDAIAELDTLGEESYKDSTLIMQLLRDNLTLWTSDMQDDAADEIKEASAPKPTEEQQ; this is encoded by the exons ATGGCGGTTTCTGCGCGTGAGGAGTTCGTGTACATGGCCAAGCTCGCCGAGCAAGCGGAGAGGTACGAGGAAATGGTAGAGTTCATGGAGAAAGTCTCCGCCGCCGTCGACGGCGATGAACTCACCGTCGAGGAGCGAAACCTCCTCTCCGTCGCTTACAAAAACGTGATCGGCGCCCGCCGTGCCTCGTGGCGCATCATTTCGTCGATCGAGCAGAAGGAAGAGAGCCGCGGCAACGACGACCACGTCACGGCGATCCGCGATTACAGATCTAAGATCGAGACGGAGCTCTCTGGAATCTGCGACGGGATCCTTAAGCTCCTCGATTCGAGGCTTGTCCCTGCCGCTGCTTCTGGCGATTCCAAGGTGTTTTACCTGAAGATGAAAGGTGATTACCACAGGTACTTGGCTGAGTTTAAGACTGGTCAGGAGAGGAAAGACGCCGCCGAAAACACTCTCTCCGCCTACAAAGCTGCTCAG GATATTGCGAATGCAGAGCTCGCACCAACTCACCCAATCCGTCTAGGTCTGGCATTGAACTTCTCTGTGTTCTACTACGAGATCCTTAACTCTCCTGATCGTGCCTGCAGCCTCGCCAAACTG GCCTTTGATGACGCGATAGCAGAGTTGGACACTCTAGGTGAAGAGTCATACAAAGACAGCACCTTGATCATGCAGCTTCTCCGTGACAACCTCACTCTCTGGACATCCGACATGCAG GATGATGCTGCGGATGAGATCAAGGAAGCATCAGCTCCAAAACCAACAGAGGAACAGCAGTAA
- the LOC106296819 gene encoding serine/threonine-protein kinase SRK2C-like: MERYDIVKDIGSGNFGVAKLVRDKVSKELFAIKFIERGHKIDEHVKREIMNHRSLNHPNIIRFKEVLLTATHLAIVMEYAAGGELFERICSAGRFGEDEARFFFQQLISGVSYCHSLHICHRDLKLENTLLDGSTAPRVKICDFGYSKSGVLHSQPKTTVGTPAYIAPEVLSKREYDGKIADVWSCGVTLYVMLVGAYPFEDPSDPKDFRKTIGRILRSQYSIPDYVRVSDLCKHLLSRIFVANPEKRITMEEIKNHSWFLKNLPVDMSEGSSRSNNPSQSEEEIVWIIEEARKAITGASGLSGAGGSGDSGSGAMGSSMDLDDLDVDYDDDIETGDFVCTL; encoded by the exons ATGGAGAGGTATGATATAGTGAAGGATATTGGGTCTGGTAATTTCGGAGTGGCTAAGCTTGTTCGTGACAAAGTTTCTAAAGAGCTTTTCGCTATTAAGTTCATCGAGAGAGGCCATAAG ATTGATGAACATGTTAAAAGAGAAATCATGAACCATAGGTCACTCAACCATCCCAACATAATAAGATTCAAGGAG GTTCTGTTGACGGCAACACATTTGGCTATAGTAATGGAATATGCCGCCGGAGGAGAACTCTTTGAAAGAATCTGTAGTGCCGGTAGATTCGGCGAAGATGAG GCAAGGTTTTTCTTCCAGCAGCTAATCTCAGGAGTTAGTTACTGTCATAGTCTT CACATTTGCCATAGAGATCTAAAGCTAGAGAACACGCTATTAGATGGAAGTACAGCACCACGTGTAAAGATATGTGATTTTGGATACTCAAAGTCAGGAGTTCTTCATTCTCAACCAAAGACAACAGTGGGAACACCTGCTTACATTGCACCTGAAGTCCTTTCCAAAAGAGAGTATGATGGCAAGATCGCTGATGTTTGGTCTTGTGGAGTCACTTTGTATGTCATGCTCGTTGGTGCTTACCCTTTTGAAGATCCTTCTGATCCTAAAGATTTCAGGAAGACCATCGGTCGGATCCTGAGGTCGCAGTATTCTATACCTGACTATGTCCGAGTTTCTGATCTATGCAAACATCTTCTCTCTCGAATATTCGTGGCCAACCCTGAAAAG AGAATAACTATGGAGGAGATCAAGAATCATTCTTGGTTTCTCAAGAATTTGCCGGTTGATATGTCAGAAGGATCATCGAGAAGTAATAACCCATCTCAATCAGAGGAAGAGATAGTGTGGATCATTGAGGAAGCTCGTAAAGCGATCACTGGAGCTTCTGGACTCTCCGGTGCTGGTGGCTCTGGTGATAGCGGTAGTGGTGCTATGGGAAGTAGCATGGATCTTGATGATTTGGATGTTGATTATGACGATGATATCGAAACTGGTGATTTCGTTTGCACTTTGTGA
- the LOC106299536 gene encoding probable RNA-binding protein ARP1 isoform X1, whose amino-acid sequence MYPTSYYRSPFGDTTYTKVFVGGLAWETPTEEMRRYFDQFGEILEAVIITDKNTGKSKGYGFVTFQEADSATRAVADPNPVIDGRKANCNIASFGRPRPSPPRGRGQKGSPSQYQSGGPSAYTGMAAPLPPASAAHQLMYPSYGYTYNPDQFRYHQAMYNTQLQQAQYYQQQQQLYGGGATSPSAATIMASPYYYGCSLPASRMPYQHHHPHLPQPYNPQQQQQQQHQRFTSPSFLVYPSSSPFSSPLQGLLSSTEESEAPQQVSAKVEATTTPESTSSNNKEPTSS is encoded by the exons ATGTATCCAACGAGCTATTACCGATCACCGTTCGGAGACACGACTTACACCAAAGTGTTCGTTGGAGGATTAGCATGGGAAACTCCCACCGAAGAAATGCGTCGTTACTTTGATCAGTTTGGAGAGATTCTTGAAGCCGTCATCATCACTGATAAGAACACCGGAAAATCTAAAGGCTACGGTTTC GTGACGTTCCAGGAGGCTGATTCTGCGACCAGAGCCGTGGCAGATCCTAATCCAGTGATCGACGGGAGAAAAGCCAATTGTAATATTGCTTCTTTTGGACGGCCTCGACCATCTCCACCTAGAG GCCGAGGACAAAAAGGAAGTCCGAGTCAGTACCAAAGTGGAGGACCATCAGCCTATACGGGGATGGCTGCACCGCTGCCACCGGCTTCAGCTGCCCACCAGCTCATGTATCCTTCCTATGG GTACACCTATAACCCTGATCAATTCCGGTACCACCAA GCAATGTACAACACACAGTTGCAACAAGCACAGTACTATCAACAGCAGCAACAACTATATGGAGGAGGAGCAACATCACCATCAGCAGCAACCATAATGGCTTCTCCTTACTATTACGGTTGTTCTCTTCCAGCTTCTAGAATGCCATACCAACACCATCATCCTCATCTTCCTCAACCGTATAACCCTCAACAACAACAACAACAACAGCATCAACGGTTTACTTCTCCTTCTTTCCTCGTTTACCCATCCAGTTCACCTTTTTCATCTCCTCTCCAAGGATTACTCTCTTCTACCGAAG AATCTGAAGCACCCCAACAAGTGTCAGCAAAAGTTGAAGCAACAACTACACCTGAAAGTACATCCAGCAACAACAAAGAACCAACTTCTTCTTGA
- the LOC106299536 gene encoding RNA-binding protein 24-like isoform X2, producing the protein MYPTSYYRSPFGDTTYTKVFVGGLAWETPTEEMRRYFDQFGEILEAVIITDKNTGKSKGYGFVTFQEADSATRAVADPNPVIDGRKANCNIASFGRPRPSPPRGRGQKGSPSQYQSGGPSAYTGMAAPLPPASAAHQLMYPSYGYTYNPDQFRYHQLQQAQYYQQQQQLYGGGATSPSAATIMASPYYYGCSLPASRMPYQHHHPHLPQPYNPQQQQQQQHQRFTSPSFLVYPSSSPFSSPLQGLLSSTEESEAPQQVSAKVEATTTPESTSSNNKEPTSS; encoded by the exons ATGTATCCAACGAGCTATTACCGATCACCGTTCGGAGACACGACTTACACCAAAGTGTTCGTTGGAGGATTAGCATGGGAAACTCCCACCGAAGAAATGCGTCGTTACTTTGATCAGTTTGGAGAGATTCTTGAAGCCGTCATCATCACTGATAAGAACACCGGAAAATCTAAAGGCTACGGTTTC GTGACGTTCCAGGAGGCTGATTCTGCGACCAGAGCCGTGGCAGATCCTAATCCAGTGATCGACGGGAGAAAAGCCAATTGTAATATTGCTTCTTTTGGACGGCCTCGACCATCTCCACCTAGAG GCCGAGGACAAAAAGGAAGTCCGAGTCAGTACCAAAGTGGAGGACCATCAGCCTATACGGGGATGGCTGCACCGCTGCCACCGGCTTCAGCTGCCCACCAGCTCATGTATCCTTCCTATGG GTACACCTATAACCCTGATCAATTCCGGTACCACCAA TTGCAACAAGCACAGTACTATCAACAGCAGCAACAACTATATGGAGGAGGAGCAACATCACCATCAGCAGCAACCATAATGGCTTCTCCTTACTATTACGGTTGTTCTCTTCCAGCTTCTAGAATGCCATACCAACACCATCATCCTCATCTTCCTCAACCGTATAACCCTCAACAACAACAACAACAACAGCATCAACGGTTTACTTCTCCTTCTTTCCTCGTTTACCCATCCAGTTCACCTTTTTCATCTCCTCTCCAAGGATTACTCTCTTCTACCGAAG AATCTGAAGCACCCCAACAAGTGTCAGCAAAAGTTGAAGCAACAACTACACCTGAAAGTACATCCAGCAACAACAAAGAACCAACTTCTTCTTGA